In Schaalia sp. JY-X169, the following are encoded in one genomic region:
- a CDS encoding MATE family efflux transporter, with translation MERTSPDTPADDNYPQVSREGSNRGPHGGVELDFSSRTILGLAVPALGALVIEPLLLMIDSIMVGSLGTAPLAGLSLASTILTTLVGVFVFLAYATTALTARALGAGRPKEGIQAGLDAMWLALGIGILVVTVLVFSAPTIITFMGADAQVFPQAVAYLRGASFGMLPMLVILAATGTLRGVLDMKTPLYVLAGGSIVNVGLNLLLIFGLNLGILGAGIGLSVTQTLMCVALVSVVVRKARPLGVSFKPSLTGLGGAFGAGLPLLVRTISLRLALLATVAIATQAGVIALAAHQVVNTVWTMASFALDALAIAAQSLVGVALGSGHRNVLRSLVRKMTLWGAGSAAVLGVVMAVLSPWIPLAFGTDPVMHQAASGALLVAGLLMPIGGVVFLLDGVLIGASEGRYLAWTGIVTLVLYLPALWMLHQRISALSAMDEGAALTGTQQSEILLWLWVTFAGWFMLLRATTNTFRAYSPRMGGL, from the coding sequence GTGGAAAGAACTTCTCCCGACACGCCGGCAGATGACAATTACCCTCAAGTGTCCCGTGAAGGTTCCAACCGAGGCCCTCATGGAGGTGTTGAACTCGACTTTTCCAGTAGGACAATCCTCGGGCTTGCCGTCCCTGCACTTGGCGCCCTTGTAATAGAGCCGCTGCTGCTGATGATCGACTCGATCATGGTCGGATCCCTTGGAACCGCGCCGTTAGCTGGTCTTTCACTCGCCTCAACCATCCTTACGACCCTCGTTGGTGTATTCGTATTTCTTGCGTATGCAACGACCGCGCTGACCGCCCGCGCACTGGGGGCTGGGCGCCCTAAGGAGGGCATCCAGGCGGGCCTCGATGCAATGTGGTTGGCACTGGGAATCGGCATCCTCGTGGTGACAGTCTTAGTGTTCTCTGCACCCACAATCATCACCTTCATGGGCGCTGATGCACAGGTGTTTCCACAGGCGGTTGCTTACCTGAGGGGCGCCTCCTTCGGTATGCTCCCCATGCTGGTTATCCTGGCCGCAACTGGAACTCTCCGGGGCGTCCTCGACATGAAGACTCCCCTGTATGTCCTAGCTGGCGGTTCAATCGTCAATGTCGGACTGAACCTGCTCCTGATTTTCGGCCTCAACTTGGGGATACTCGGCGCGGGCATCGGCCTCTCGGTGACCCAGACGCTGATGTGCGTGGCGTTGGTGTCCGTGGTGGTCAGAAAGGCGCGCCCACTTGGTGTTTCTTTCAAGCCCTCACTCACAGGTCTCGGCGGTGCGTTTGGCGCGGGCCTGCCACTGCTGGTTAGGACAATCTCTCTCAGGCTTGCACTCCTTGCGACAGTTGCGATCGCAACGCAGGCCGGCGTCATTGCCCTTGCTGCACACCAGGTGGTCAACACTGTGTGGACCATGGCATCATTCGCGCTCGACGCCCTCGCCATCGCCGCGCAGAGCCTAGTCGGAGTCGCACTGGGCAGTGGTCACCGCAACGTTTTGCGCTCTCTGGTACGCAAAATGACACTCTGGGGCGCCGGATCCGCGGCGGTCCTCGGAGTAGTCATGGCGGTGCTTTCACCGTGGATACCGCTTGCCTTTGGGACCGATCCCGTAATGCACCAGGCAGCATCGGGAGCGCTTCTTGTCGCGGGTCTGCTCATGCCTATCGGGGGCGTTGTGTTTCTTCTCGACGGCGTCCTCATCGGAGCATCGGAGGGGAGATACCTGGCGTGGACAGGCATTGTCACCCTTGTCCTCTACCTTCCGGCACTGTGGATGCTCCACCAGCGAATCAGCGCACTCTCAGCGATGGACGAGGGCGCCGCTCTGACGGGCACCCAACAGAGTGAGATACTCCTGTGGCTCTGGGTCACATTCGCCGGCTGGTTCATGTTGCTGCGGGCGACGACCAACACATTCCGTGCCTACTCACCGAGAATGGGTGGGTTGTGA
- the rpsF gene encoding 30S ribosomal protein S6: protein MRAYEMMIILDPSLEERTVGSSMEKILKQVTVAGGTVDNIDVWGKRTLAYQINKNDEGIYVVVTAHTTPEVIQEIDRQLNLNESVLRTKVLRLDNEG, encoded by the coding sequence TTGCGCGCATATGAAATGATGATCATCCTCGACCCATCACTCGAGGAACGTACCGTGGGCTCCTCCATGGAAAAGATTCTGAAGCAGGTGACCGTTGCTGGCGGTACCGTTGACAACATTGATGTTTGGGGCAAGCGCACGCTGGCCTACCAGATCAATAAGAACGACGAAGGTATCTACGTCGTTGTCACCGCACACACCACACCTGAAGTTATCCAGGAAATCGACCGTCAGCTCAACCTGAACGAGTCCGTCCTGCGTACCAAGGTCCTTCGCCTCGACAACGAAGGCTAA
- a CDS encoding thiamine pyrophosphate-dependent enzyme, with amino-acid sequence MKVELGIPATRETEIPSRDNVKFYQVGSYAVGNRLAEVIDRSIQSDPHRYNSLTSGHRACQGCGEALGARYALDTAMAETDGDLVAVNATGCLEVFSTPYPESAWTVPWLHSLFGNAPAVATGVAAAMKAKGRNTRVVAQGGDGGTVDIGMGCLSGMFERNDDVLYICYDNEAYMNTGVQRSGATPPTARTATTQAVGEHPGNIFGQGKDMARIAMAHEIPYVATATVADLRDLEYKVRKAMTFRGARYIHVLVPCPLGWGTPSNETIKLARLATQTGFFPVFEAEAGEVTSVSKIRRPAPIEEYLKSQRRFASLFRPERDEEALARLQAICDRNIRRYGLIEEDKLDSDVLERVVNAPEDPEGRFDSIRQATAETKRAQVEAAFGKRKKSKLEGESFSTVMRPEFEGDARSQAGGAQGRSHTKAGSGSATDKPLAERRSEVLIDSSGIEAGPSVLDPETETFGVHDPGTTNYEGDVEATSNEEEK; translated from the coding sequence ATGAAGGTTGAACTAGGAATACCTGCCACGCGGGAGACCGAGATTCCCTCCCGCGACAACGTGAAGTTCTATCAGGTTGGTTCCTACGCCGTGGGCAACCGCCTTGCCGAGGTGATCGACAGGTCGATACAGTCCGATCCTCACCGCTACAACTCCCTCACCTCCGGTCACCGCGCATGCCAGGGCTGCGGTGAGGCGCTTGGCGCCCGCTATGCCCTCGACACGGCGATGGCGGAAACCGATGGTGACCTGGTTGCAGTAAATGCCACCGGATGCCTGGAGGTGTTCTCCACCCCCTACCCAGAGTCAGCATGGACTGTTCCGTGGTTACACTCCCTGTTCGGCAACGCCCCGGCGGTTGCGACGGGGGTGGCTGCGGCGATGAAAGCGAAGGGGCGAAACACCCGGGTTGTGGCGCAGGGCGGCGATGGTGGAACTGTCGATATTGGCATGGGCTGCCTGTCAGGCATGTTTGAACGCAACGATGATGTGCTCTACATCTGCTACGACAATGAGGCCTACATGAACACCGGCGTGCAACGTTCCGGTGCCACGCCCCCGACCGCACGCACCGCAACCACCCAGGCAGTGGGGGAGCACCCGGGAAACATCTTCGGCCAGGGCAAAGACATGGCACGCATTGCGATGGCCCATGAGATCCCCTACGTGGCGACCGCTACCGTGGCTGACCTGCGCGACCTCGAATACAAGGTCCGTAAGGCCATGACGTTCCGCGGGGCGCGCTACATTCACGTGTTGGTACCGTGCCCGCTGGGCTGGGGGACGCCCTCGAACGAAACGATCAAACTGGCAAGACTTGCGACGCAAACTGGGTTCTTCCCAGTGTTCGAGGCCGAAGCCGGAGAAGTCACTTCAGTATCGAAGATTCGCCGCCCCGCCCCAATCGAGGAGTACTTGAAATCCCAGCGTCGCTTCGCATCCCTGTTCCGCCCGGAACGCGACGAAGAGGCACTGGCACGCCTGCAGGCAATTTGTGACCGCAATATCCGCCGCTACGGGCTGATCGAGGAAGACAAGTTGGACTCGGACGTCCTCGAACGCGTTGTCAATGCGCCTGAGGATCCTGAAGGGCGCTTCGACTCCATCCGCCAGGCAACTGCCGAAACTAAGCGGGCCCAGGTTGAGGCCGCATTCGGCAAGCGGAAGAAGAGCAAGCTTGAGGGAGAGAGTTTCTCAACCGTCATGCGCCCCGAGTTCGAGGGCGATGCCCGCTCGCAGGCTGGTGGTGCGCAGGGACGCTCGCACACCAAGGCCGGATCCGGTTCGGCAACCGACAAGCCGCTTGCGGAGCGACGCAGCGAGGTGCTCATTGATTCTTCAGGAATCGAAGCGGGGCCATCCGTCCTCGACCCCGAGACTGAAACGTTCGGAGTCCACGACCCCGGCACCACGAACTACGAGGGCGACGTAGAAGCCACCTCGAATGAAGAGGAGAAGTAG
- the dnaB gene encoding replicative DNA helicase codes for MDNSPSDFDRVPPQALEAEQSVLGSMLLSKDAIGEIGEIISGIDFYRPQNETIYNTILDLYSRGEPADPITVAAELERAGALKRIGGGAYLHSLTASVPTTANATHYARIVREKAMLRRLVSAGTRIVQLGYSEDGGEVDDLMDAAQAEVHAVAEGRQKQDYIALGEMSDDILTELERIANNKNKLTGVPTGFSDLDSLTQGLHPGQMVIIAARPAMGKSTLALDICRSAAIHNNIAAAMFSLEMSRSEIAMRLLSAETGVFLGKMRSGDMTADDWTRVSKRVGEVSSAPLYIDDSPNMSMLEIRSKCRRLKQQHNLGLVVLDYLQLMSSGKRVESRQQEVSEFSRSLKLLAKELELPVIAVAQLNRGPEQRSDHKPMMADLRESGSLEQDADVVFLLHRPDYYDAEDRPGEADIIVAKHRNGPTDTIPVVFQGAQARFGNLARHPGEFG; via the coding sequence GTGGATAACTCACCGAGCGATTTTGATCGTGTCCCGCCTCAGGCGCTGGAGGCTGAGCAGTCAGTGCTTGGGTCCATGCTGCTCAGCAAGGATGCGATCGGTGAAATAGGTGAGATCATCTCGGGGATCGATTTCTATCGGCCACAGAATGAAACTATCTACAACACCATCCTCGACCTCTATTCGCGGGGCGAACCTGCCGACCCAATCACCGTCGCTGCGGAACTGGAACGAGCTGGTGCTCTTAAGAGGATTGGTGGGGGAGCGTATCTCCACAGTCTTACGGCATCCGTTCCAACAACCGCGAACGCGACTCACTATGCGCGGATCGTCCGTGAGAAGGCGATGTTGCGGCGCCTAGTTAGTGCGGGGACGCGCATTGTCCAACTCGGTTACTCCGAGGACGGTGGCGAGGTGGACGACCTCATGGATGCCGCTCAAGCCGAGGTTCACGCAGTTGCCGAAGGGCGCCAGAAGCAGGACTACATTGCTCTAGGAGAGATGTCGGATGACATCCTCACCGAACTCGAGCGGATAGCCAACAACAAGAACAAGCTAACGGGCGTACCTACAGGGTTTTCTGATCTTGATTCCTTGACGCAGGGGCTTCACCCCGGACAGATGGTCATTATCGCTGCGCGTCCGGCAATGGGTAAGTCAACTCTCGCCCTCGACATCTGTCGCAGCGCCGCCATTCACAACAACATTGCGGCCGCCATGTTCAGTCTGGAAATGTCGCGTTCAGAGATAGCCATGCGCCTACTTTCTGCGGAGACGGGGGTTTTTCTGGGGAAGATGCGTTCGGGTGACATGACAGCTGACGACTGGACCAGGGTCTCGAAACGTGTGGGTGAAGTATCGTCAGCACCGCTCTATATTGATGATTCTCCGAACATGTCAATGCTGGAGATCCGCTCGAAGTGCCGCCGTCTCAAGCAACAGCACAACCTGGGCCTTGTGGTCCTCGACTACCTGCAACTGATGTCCAGCGGCAAGAGGGTTGAATCCCGTCAGCAAGAGGTTTCAGAATTCTCTCGTTCGCTGAAACTGCTGGCTAAGGAGCTGGAACTCCCGGTGATTGCTGTAGCACAGTTGAATCGCGGACCTGAGCAGCGCAGTGATCACAAGCCAATGATGGCTGACCTACGCGAATCCGGTTCGCTGGAACAGGATGCCGACGTGGTTTTCCTGTTGCATAGGCCCGACTACTATGATGCCGAGGACCGTCCTGGTGAGGCCGACATAATCGTTGCGAAGCATCGCAATGGTCCAACCGATACCATCCCAGTTGTCTTCCAGGGCGCCCAGGCCCGGTTTGGCAACTTGGCGAGGCACCCGGGCGAGTTCGGGTAG
- a CDS encoding single-stranded DNA-binding protein encodes MANDTVITVIGNLTGDPNLRYTTSGAAVVDFTVASTPRTFDRNSNQWKDGDTLFLRCSAWREYAENIAESLTKGTRVIVQGRLVQRSYTPRDGGEQRTVVELQVDEVGPALRYAKAQITRTPRQGGGNFSGGGNSGGFGGQQAAPAQSAPQAAPDYSQGGYGAPAGGQADDPWGAPGNAQFDKEPPF; translated from the coding sequence ATGGCGAACGACACAGTTATCACCGTAATCGGCAACCTAACTGGCGACCCTAACTTGAGGTACACAACCTCCGGTGCGGCCGTGGTCGACTTCACCGTGGCATCAACGCCCCGCACATTCGACCGTAACTCCAACCAGTGGAAAGACGGGGACACCTTGTTCCTACGTTGCTCTGCTTGGCGAGAGTATGCGGAGAACATCGCAGAGTCCCTCACCAAGGGGACCCGCGTGATCGTGCAGGGCCGCCTGGTGCAACGCTCATACACGCCCCGCGACGGTGGCGAACAGCGCACGGTAGTCGAACTGCAGGTGGACGAGGTCGGGCCGGCACTGCGTTACGCAAAGGCACAGATCACCCGCACACCACGCCAAGGTGGAGGAAACTTCTCCGGCGGTGGCAACAGCGGTGGATTCGGCGGCCAGCAAGCAGCTCCCGCTCAGTCAGCACCACAGGCGGCTCCCGACTACTCACAGGGCGGATATGGCGCTCCTGCAGGTGGTCAGGCGGATGACCCGTGGGGCGCACCTGGGAACGCTCAGTTCGACAAAGAGCCACCTTTCTAA
- a CDS encoding transketolase C-terminal domain-containing protein — MRKQIEGSKAVAETVAHCHPEVIAAYPISPQTHIVEELSNLVKRDVLKGCEYINVESEFAAMSACIGASAAGARTYTATASQGLLFMAEAVYNASGLGMPIVMTVANRAIGAPINIWNDHTDAMSQRDSGWLQLYAEDNQEAADLHVQAFKIAEELSLPVMVCMDGFILTHAVEVVDIPEEAKIRAFLPPFEPRQVLDPKHPLSIGAMVGPEAYTEVRYLAHHRQMQALDLIPQVQEEWKELFGRDSGGLVKPYRMEDADTVIVALGSVLGTIKDVVDERREQGEKIGVLGIVSFRPFPTEALREALAGISRVIVVEKAFSVGIGGIVGAHLRPALPDGDVSFFEVIAGLGGRPITKRSLHKMIDQAARDDLEPLTFLDLDQELVDKELAREAESRQSGPAAENLVRLARERTDSALGR; from the coding sequence ATGCGGAAGCAAATTGAGGGGTCCAAGGCCGTCGCTGAGACGGTCGCGCACTGCCACCCCGAGGTGATTGCCGCCTACCCGATTAGCCCTCAAACACACATTGTTGAGGAGCTTTCTAACCTGGTGAAGCGCGACGTCCTCAAAGGCTGCGAATATATCAACGTTGAGTCGGAGTTTGCCGCCATGTCTGCCTGCATCGGCGCCAGCGCCGCAGGGGCGAGGACGTACACCGCGACGGCATCACAGGGCCTCTTGTTCATGGCCGAGGCCGTCTACAACGCCTCTGGCTTGGGAATGCCCATTGTCATGACTGTCGCCAACCGAGCCATCGGCGCACCTATCAACATCTGGAATGATCACACTGACGCCATGAGCCAGAGGGATTCCGGGTGGTTGCAGCTCTACGCTGAAGACAACCAAGAGGCGGCCGACCTGCATGTTCAGGCTTTCAAGATTGCCGAGGAACTGTCACTTCCTGTCATGGTGTGCATGGACGGGTTCATCCTCACCCACGCAGTTGAGGTCGTTGACATTCCCGAAGAAGCAAAGATTCGCGCATTCCTGCCGCCATTCGAGCCACGGCAAGTGCTTGACCCCAAACACCCTCTCTCGATCGGCGCCATGGTTGGCCCAGAGGCTTACACGGAGGTGCGCTACCTGGCCCACCACCGGCAAATGCAGGCACTCGACCTCATTCCCCAGGTCCAAGAGGAGTGGAAAGAGTTGTTTGGACGCGACTCGGGCGGGCTGGTGAAGCCATACCGCATGGAGGATGCGGACACGGTGATCGTCGCCCTCGGATCCGTGCTTGGCACCATCAAGGATGTTGTCGATGAGCGCCGTGAACAGGGTGAGAAGATCGGAGTCCTAGGCATCGTCTCATTCCGTCCCTTCCCGACAGAAGCGCTCCGTGAGGCTCTCGCTGGGATAAGCCGCGTCATCGTTGTTGAGAAGGCTTTCAGCGTCGGGATCGGTGGCATTGTCGGCGCTCACCTGCGGCCCGCACTACCTGACGGCGACGTGTCCTTCTTTGAAGTCATTGCCGGACTGGGCGGTCGCCCAATCACGAAACGTTCACTTCACAAGATGATCGACCAGGCTGCCCGGGACGATCTGGAACCACTGACATTCCTCGACCTCGACCAAGAGCTTGTCGACAAGGAACTGGCTCGCGAAGCCGAATCACGTCAGTCGGGTCCCGCGGCAGAGAACCTGGTTCGCCTCGCTCGCGAACGTACCGACTCGGCTCTCGGAAGGTAG
- a CDS encoding transglycosylase domain-containing protein gives MADKPQVGRNGGAEDEGFGGRKFTPPPPPIGSRSARHRPPEDAEPDQGTLPTASGIPLTPVSATSIAASAAEPEVMLGDTGGEATVESGRQAPPPPLASEVFPSGGDVAQITGENGGEVAVKKRKWPKRLAIGLVVAISVLVIAVGAFFLWAYNRVSIPEPTEFALAQTTVVYYNDGETELGRFSEVNRTIIDVATLPSYVTEAVIASEDRTFYTNSGVDVKGIARAAVNNLRGGARQGASTLSQQYVENYYIGNPTKTYVDKMEEALIALKINRSQTKDEILDNYMNTIYFGRNTYGIEAASQAYFGKPASEMTLSEAAMLAGIIPAPSAWDPAVDPQKAQERWERVLNLMVEDGYISAAEAASQTFPETVAADALQQANQLSGWSGYLLQQIKSELLGSESFTEEEINAGGLSITSTLSVAQQQAAVASVGILPGDTPASVQVALSSVDNATGEIVAEYAGGDYTQRQVNSVTQDTAMAGSTLKPFALIPYLEQGNSLWKTFDGNSPLEFQGLTVQNVDNYSYGQIDVIEATAVSANTVYVAINEMITPQSFMDTVIAAGLPEDTAGLEPTLLNVLGSASPHNIDLTRAFATLANGGEKIDPHIVRSVADSRGNEVYRAQAPKERIFDSDTLSMAMPALLAPAEDGGSASKVSALNRPVGGKTGTSEETNSALFAGFVPQLTTVVSMYNVGEGGEMLALPPIGDVSSVHGGDWPTDIWLAYMQVALQDVPVIDFPWFNSTVLQKRPEIPQSLPTPAPAPTPTPTPTPTPTPEPEPGPEPEPGQSGENAG, from the coding sequence GTGGCTGACAAACCGCAGGTTGGGCGTAATGGGGGCGCTGAAGACGAAGGTTTCGGCGGCCGCAAGTTCACGCCTCCACCACCCCCGATTGGTAGTCGATCCGCTCGTCATCGGCCGCCGGAAGATGCGGAGCCAGATCAGGGGACTCTACCTACCGCATCTGGGATTCCCCTAACGCCCGTTTCGGCGACTTCAATCGCGGCCTCGGCGGCAGAACCTGAAGTTATGCTGGGCGATACAGGCGGCGAAGCCACGGTCGAGTCGGGGCGGCAAGCACCGCCCCCACCTCTGGCTTCAGAAGTGTTCCCAAGCGGTGGGGATGTCGCCCAAATAACAGGAGAGAACGGTGGCGAAGTGGCAGTGAAGAAGCGCAAGTGGCCCAAGCGGCTCGCCATCGGGCTTGTTGTTGCCATCAGCGTCCTCGTGATTGCGGTTGGGGCGTTCTTCTTGTGGGCTTACAACCGGGTGAGTATCCCGGAACCCACTGAGTTCGCGTTGGCTCAAACCACCGTCGTTTACTACAACGACGGGGAAACTGAACTGGGGCGCTTCTCTGAGGTGAACCGCACAATCATTGATGTTGCAACCCTGCCATCGTATGTGACCGAGGCCGTGATCGCTTCGGAAGACAGGACCTTCTACACCAACTCGGGTGTCGACGTGAAGGGTATTGCTCGTGCCGCGGTCAACAATCTTCGCGGTGGTGCTCGCCAGGGGGCTTCAACCCTGTCGCAGCAGTATGTTGAGAACTACTACATAGGCAATCCAACGAAGACCTACGTTGACAAGATGGAAGAGGCGCTTATTGCGCTCAAAATCAACCGTAGTCAGACGAAAGATGAGATCCTCGACAACTACATGAATACCATCTATTTCGGTCGAAACACGTACGGAATAGAGGCGGCATCGCAGGCATATTTTGGGAAGCCGGCATCAGAGATGACGTTGTCCGAGGCCGCGATGCTGGCGGGGATCATCCCCGCACCGAGCGCGTGGGACCCTGCTGTTGATCCGCAGAAGGCGCAGGAGAGGTGGGAGAGGGTCTTGAACCTGATGGTTGAGGACGGTTACATCTCCGCTGCGGAAGCGGCATCCCAAACGTTCCCGGAGACTGTTGCTGCGGACGCCCTCCAGCAAGCCAATCAACTCAGTGGTTGGAGTGGGTATTTGCTCCAGCAGATCAAGAGCGAGTTGCTTGGCTCTGAATCCTTCACGGAAGAAGAGATCAATGCTGGTGGACTGTCGATTACGTCTACACTATCTGTCGCCCAGCAGCAGGCGGCTGTCGCATCTGTTGGAATTCTCCCCGGAGATACGCCAGCTTCCGTCCAGGTCGCCCTGTCCTCGGTAGATAACGCGACAGGAGAGATCGTCGCGGAGTATGCGGGAGGTGACTACACGCAGAGGCAGGTCAACTCGGTCACGCAAGACACCGCGATGGCCGGTTCCACGCTCAAACCCTTCGCCCTCATTCCATATCTTGAGCAGGGCAACTCCCTGTGGAAGACATTCGATGGGAACTCACCCCTGGAGTTCCAGGGCTTGACTGTGCAAAATGTCGACAACTACTCGTATGGGCAGATTGATGTCATTGAGGCGACGGCTGTATCCGCAAACACGGTCTACGTGGCGATTAATGAGATGATCACACCTCAAAGCTTCATGGACACAGTTATCGCGGCGGGGCTACCGGAGGATACTGCAGGCCTAGAGCCGACGCTTCTTAACGTCCTGGGATCGGCTTCTCCCCACAACATTGACTTGACCCGAGCCTTCGCAACCCTGGCGAACGGCGGGGAAAAAATCGATCCTCACATTGTTCGCTCAGTTGCGGACTCGCGGGGAAATGAGGTTTACAGGGCACAGGCTCCCAAGGAACGTATTTTTGATAGCGACACATTGTCCATGGCCATGCCAGCGTTGCTTGCGCCAGCAGAAGACGGAGGTAGCGCAAGCAAGGTCTCTGCCCTGAATCGACCGGTCGGTGGTAAGACAGGTACTTCTGAGGAAACAAATTCCGCACTGTTTGCCGGTTTTGTCCCCCAGCTCACCACGGTCGTGTCGATGTATAACGTTGGCGAGGGCGGAGAGATGCTTGCGCTGCCACCCATCGGCGATGTCTCGTCGGTCCATGGTGGCGATTGGCCCACCGACATTTGGCTGGCATACATGCAGGTAGCGCTGCAGGATGTCCCAGTAATCGATTTCCCATGGTTCAACAGCACGGTCCTACAGAAGCGACCGGAGATTCCACAGTCGCTGCCGACCCCGGCTCCTGCGCCAACCCCCACGCCCACGCCCACGCCCACGCCGACTCCTGAACCAGAGCCTGGGCCGGAACCAGAACCGGGCCAGTCAGGTGAAAACGCGGGTTAA
- the rpsR gene encoding 30S ribosomal protein S18 produces the protein MAKPNLRKPMKKKVGPVRTVKVGNINYKDTAVLRKFISDRGKIRARRVTGVSVQEQRKLAKAIKNAREMALLPYSTTGR, from the coding sequence ATGGCGAAGCCAAATCTTCGCAAGCCGATGAAGAAGAAGGTCGGCCCCGTCCGCACCGTCAAGGTCGGCAACATCAATTACAAAGACACCGCTGTGCTACGCAAGTTCATTTCGGACCGTGGCAAGATTCGCGCTCGTCGCGTTACCGGCGTCTCCGTCCAGGAACAGCGCAAGCTCGCAAAGGCGATCAAGAACGCCCGCGAAATGGCACTGCTCCCCTACTCGACCACCGGTCGCTAG
- a CDS encoding 2-oxoacid:acceptor oxidoreductase family protein, translating into MVEIRIHGRGGQGVVTASDLVAMAAFHEGHHAQAFPSFGSERTGAPVVSYCRVEDREIRSREPVLEPDIIIVQDPTLLTVMDVFSGLKPGGYALINSSKTLEELELEDVLSKTDADHLVTVPASELAREHLGRPLPNAALLGAMSALTGLVDIASVEGAIKQRFHGRLGDSNSAAARAAYDYVKESADAEAN; encoded by the coding sequence ATGGTTGAAATTAGAATCCACGGGCGAGGGGGCCAAGGGGTTGTCACGGCTTCTGACCTAGTCGCCATGGCCGCATTCCACGAGGGCCACCACGCGCAGGCATTTCCATCGTTTGGCTCCGAGCGCACAGGTGCGCCGGTCGTCTCCTACTGCCGCGTTGAGGACAGGGAGATCCGCAGTCGCGAACCCGTCCTCGAACCCGACATCATCATTGTCCAGGACCCCACTCTGCTCACGGTCATGGACGTCTTCTCCGGACTGAAGCCCGGCGGGTACGCCCTCATCAACTCAAGTAAGACTCTTGAAGAACTTGAGCTTGAGGACGTCCTCAGTAAGACGGATGCCGACCACTTGGTAACAGTGCCGGCCTCAGAACTGGCACGCGAACACCTGGGACGTCCTCTTCCCAACGCGGCCCTGCTGGGCGCCATGTCCGCTTTGACTGGCCTGGTAGACATCGCCAGTGTCGAGGGCGCGATCAAGCAGCGCTTTCATGGGCGTTTGGGTGACTCGAACTCGGCCGCAGCCCGCGCGGCCTACGACTATGTAAAGGAGAGCGCGGATGCGGAAGCAAATTGA
- the rplI gene encoding 50S ribosomal protein L9: protein MATKLILNRDVERLGAAGEVVEVKDGYARNYLVPRGYAVRWTKGAQRHIDQNLEQRRKREIASAEDAIALRDRIAEEGATTLFVKAGSTGRLFGAVSPKHMAAALQKQFGVPFDPRNIEFGSPIKTTGTYTVTIKLLPEVSVTTELVVKSDNK from the coding sequence ATGGCTACCAAACTCATCCTTAACCGCGACGTTGAGCGCCTTGGCGCTGCCGGCGAAGTTGTAGAGGTAAAAGACGGCTACGCACGCAACTACCTGGTGCCCCGCGGTTACGCGGTTCGCTGGACAAAGGGCGCGCAGCGTCATATCGATCAGAACCTTGAGCAGCGGCGCAAGCGTGAGATTGCTTCCGCCGAGGACGCAATCGCATTGCGTGACCGCATTGCAGAAGAGGGTGCAACCACCCTGTTCGTGAAGGCTGGCTCAACGGGACGCCTCTTCGGCGCAGTTAGCCCTAAACATATGGCTGCCGCCCTTCAGAAGCAGTTCGGGGTTCCTTTCGATCCCCGCAACATTGAGTTCGGTTCACCGATCAAGACAACCGGAACGTACACGGTGACAATCAAGTTACTGCCGGAAGTCTCGGTTACCACAGAGCTGGTTGTAAAGTCTGACAACAAGTAA